Proteins from a genomic interval of Hornefia porci:
- a CDS encoding ABC transporter ATP-binding protein produces MRDTLIELRNITKTFEDNVVLDDLNLRVGENEFITLLGPSGCGKTTTLRIVGGFETPDKGQVFFEGEDITDTPPNLRQINTVFQKYALFPHMNVGENIAFGLRISGKSDAYIRDKVRYGLRLVNLAGFENRRVESLSGGQQQRVAMARAIVNEPKVLLLDEPLGALDLKLRQDMEYELIRLKNELGITFIYVTHDQEEALTMSDKVVVMNGGFIQQMGTPEDIYNEPQNAFVADFIGDSNILDGIMLRDRLVCVCDTMFPCIDEGFGNDAPVDVVIRPEDLIVRRPGEGKLDGEVIHNVFIGVHYEMEILAGGFEWLVQSTISHPVGDRVSLDVAPENIQIMHKPETREQEAIRRDV; encoded by the coding sequence ATGAGAGATACCTTGATTGAATTGAGAAATATCACCAAGACCTTTGAGGATAACGTGGTCCTGGACGATCTGAATCTGCGGGTGGGGGAGAATGAATTCATCACGCTTCTGGGTCCCTCCGGCTGCGGGAAAACCACGACGCTGCGTATCGTGGGCGGCTTTGAGACGCCGGATAAGGGGCAGGTTTTCTTCGAGGGAGAGGACATTACAGACACGCCTCCCAACCTCCGGCAGATTAACACAGTTTTTCAGAAATATGCTTTGTTCCCGCACATGAACGTGGGGGAGAATATCGCCTTCGGCCTGAGAATCAGCGGCAAGAGCGACGCCTACATCCGCGACAAGGTCCGGTACGGACTGCGTCTTGTGAATCTGGCGGGCTTTGAAAACAGGAGGGTCGAATCGCTGTCCGGCGGTCAGCAGCAGCGGGTAGCCATGGCGAGGGCGATTGTGAACGAGCCGAAGGTTCTGCTACTGGATGAGCCGCTCGGCGCGCTGGATCTGAAGCTGCGTCAGGATATGGAGTACGAACTGATCCGGCTGAAAAATGAACTGGGAATCACGTTCATCTATGTGACTCACGACCAGGAGGAGGCGCTGACCATGAGTGACAAGGTGGTGGTCATGAACGGCGGCTTCATTCAGCAGATGGGGACGCCGGAGGATATCTACAACGAGCCTCAGAACGCTTTTGTGGCGGATTTCATCGGTGACAGCAACATCCTGGACGGAATCATGCTGCGGGATCGCCTGGTGTGCGTCTGCGACACGATGTTCCCATGCATCGATGAGGGATTCGGAAACGACGCGCCCGTGGATGTGGTGATCCGCCCGGAGGATCTGATTGTGAGACGGCCGGGTGAGGGCAAACTGGACGGCGAGGTGATTCACAACGTGTTTATCGGAGTGCATTACGAGATGGAGATCCTGGCCGGGGGCTTTGAGTGGCTGGTACAAAGCACGATCAGCCATCCCGTGGGAGACCGGGTCAGCCTCGATGTCGCGCCGGAGAATATTCAGATTATGCATAAACCGGAGACCAGAGAACAG
- the dnaJ gene encoding molecular chaperone DnaJ, giving the protein MAEKRDYYEVLGLKKGASEEEIKKAFRKMALKYHPDRNPGDKDAEEKFKEVNEAYSILSDPDKKDKYDRFGFAGVDPNAGFGGAGGGFGGFGGGAGGFEDIFSAFGDMFGGGFGGGFGEAAGRTGPRKGRDLQKNITISFEEAAFGTKKTLRVTKFVRCPKCNGEGTAPGTEKRTCPKCSGSGQVHTVQNTPFGRFQSSGPCPDCGGTGKIIDRPCPDCHGSGKVKKTIEIKVDIPAGVDNDSVIPIRGQGDPGENGGPNGDFYVVISVRPHELFRRDRDNLYIDIPIGFNQAALGDEITVPTLDGKVSYKVPAGTQPGTVFRLKGKGVRNVRTGRMGDLYVKVLLEVPTKLNGAQKKAIREMGEKVGTDCYKKKSGFAQKVRELFS; this is encoded by the coding sequence ATGGCAGAGAAAAGAGATTATTATGAGGTCCTCGGCCTGAAGAAAGGCGCCAGTGAAGAGGAAATCAAAAAGGCCTTTCGCAAAATGGCGCTGAAATATCATCCGGATCGGAATCCGGGGGATAAGGACGCCGAGGAAAAATTTAAAGAGGTAAACGAGGCGTACAGTATTCTGTCAGACCCTGACAAGAAGGATAAATACGACCGGTTCGGGTTTGCGGGAGTGGACCCGAATGCGGGCTTCGGCGGCGCGGGCGGAGGCTTTGGAGGCTTCGGCGGCGGCGCAGGAGGGTTTGAGGATATCTTCAGCGCTTTTGGCGATATGTTCGGCGGGGGCTTCGGCGGCGGCTTTGGAGAGGCGGCCGGCAGAACAGGTCCGCGGAAGGGAAGAGATCTGCAGAAGAATATTACGATCAGCTTCGAGGAGGCGGCGTTTGGAACAAAGAAAACGCTGCGCGTGACGAAGTTCGTCAGGTGTCCCAAATGTAACGGCGAGGGAACGGCTCCGGGAACAGAGAAAAGGACCTGCCCCAAGTGCAGCGGCAGCGGCCAGGTGCATACGGTGCAGAACACGCCCTTCGGCAGATTTCAGAGCAGCGGTCCCTGTCCGGACTGCGGCGGTACCGGCAAGATTATTGACAGGCCGTGTCCGGACTGCCATGGGAGCGGAAAGGTCAAGAAAACGATTGAAATCAAGGTCGATATTCCCGCGGGAGTCGATAATGACAGCGTGATTCCTATCCGCGGTCAGGGCGACCCCGGAGAAAACGGAGGTCCCAACGGCGACTTCTATGTCGTGATTTCTGTTCGTCCGCATGAACTGTTCCGCAGAGATCGGGACAATCTGTACATCGATATTCCGATCGGATTCAATCAGGCGGCACTGGGAGACGAGATCACCGTGCCCACCCTGGACGGCAAGGTTTCTTACAAGGTGCCTGCGGGAACTCAGCCCGGCACAGTGTTCCGGCTGAAGGGCAAGGGCGTCAGAAATGTACGCACGGGCCGCATGGGAGACCTCTACGTGAAGGTTCTTCTGGAGGTTCCCACCAAGCTCAACGGGGCGCAGAAAAAGGCGATCCGCGAGATGGGAGAGAAGGTCGGGACAGACTGCTACAAAAAGAAGTCCGGCTTTGCCCAGAAGGTCAGAGAACTGTTTTCATAA
- the dnaK gene encoding molecular chaperone DnaK, which yields MAKVIGIDLGTTNSCVAVLEGGDPTVITNAEGNRTTPSVVGFAKSGERLIGETAKRQAVTNPERTITSIKRHMGEDYTVEIDGKKYTPQDISAMILGKLKADAEAYLGEKVTEAVITVPAYFSDAQKQATKDAGKIAGLDVKRIINEPTAASLAYGLDKEEGSHKILVYDLGGGTFDVSILELGDGVFEVLATNGDTHLGGDDFDNAVMNYMADTFAKENGVDLRADKMALQRLKEAAEKAKKELSSAQTTNINLPFITVTDAGPLHLNMDLTRAKFDQLTADLVNRTIEPMNKAMADAGVSNSDISKVILVGGSTRIPAVQAAVKKVTGKEPFKGINPDECVAVGAAIQAGVLTGEVNDVLLLDVTPLSLSIETLGGVATKLIERNTTIPTKKSQIFSTAADNQTAVDIHVMQGEREMAAGNITLGRFQLTGIAPAPRGIPQIEVTFDIDANGIVNVSAKDLGTGKEQAITITSSTNLSEEEINQKVKEAEQYAAEDAKRKQEVEDRNKAETLVYETEKSLKELGDKVDANEKQDVEAAKEDLKKALEANNPDDIKAKTEILTEKFHSIAAKLYQQQGAQGAGPDMSGMGGAGPNMGGAAGSAGPAGNDDNVVDADYTVVDDDKPQN from the coding sequence ATGGCTAAAGTAATTGGTATAGATCTTGGAACCACAAACAGCTGCGTCGCGGTGCTGGAAGGCGGCGATCCGACTGTTATCACAAACGCAGAGGGGAACAGAACGACCCCGTCCGTGGTCGGCTTCGCCAAAAGCGGAGAACGGCTGATCGGTGAAACCGCGAAGAGACAGGCGGTGACCAATCCGGAACGGACAATCACTTCAATTAAAAGACATATGGGCGAGGATTACACCGTTGAAATCGACGGAAAGAAATACACCCCGCAGGACATCTCCGCGATGATTCTGGGGAAGCTGAAGGCGGATGCTGAAGCTTATCTGGGTGAGAAGGTCACAGAGGCCGTCATCACCGTACCGGCATACTTCTCCGACGCGCAGAAGCAGGCGACCAAGGACGCCGGAAAGATTGCGGGACTTGACGTAAAGAGAATCATCAACGAGCCGACCGCCGCTTCTCTGGCGTACGGTCTGGACAAGGAGGAAGGATCCCACAAAATCCTGGTATACGATCTGGGCGGCGGAACCTTCGATGTCTCCATCCTGGAGCTGGGCGACGGCGTGTTCGAGGTACTGGCCACCAACGGTGACACTCACCTGGGTGGAGACGACTTCGACAATGCGGTTATGAACTACATGGCAGACACCTTCGCCAAGGAAAACGGCGTCGACCTGAGAGCGGACAAAATGGCGCTCCAGAGACTGAAGGAGGCGGCCGAGAAGGCGAAGAAGGAGCTGTCCAGCGCGCAGACCACCAACATCAATCTGCCGTTCATCACCGTAACCGACGCCGGTCCGCTCCATCTGAACATGGATCTGACAAGAGCCAAGTTCGATCAGCTGACCGCCGATCTGGTCAACCGGACCATCGAGCCGATGAACAAAGCCATGGCAGACGCCGGAGTGTCCAACAGCGACATCTCCAAGGTGATTCTGGTCGGCGGTTCCACCAGAATCCCGGCAGTGCAGGCCGCAGTCAAGAAGGTAACCGGCAAAGAGCCGTTCAAGGGAATCAACCCCGATGAATGCGTCGCGGTCGGCGCGGCAATTCAGGCAGGCGTTCTGACCGGCGAGGTCAACGACGTGCTGCTGCTGGACGTTACCCCGCTGTCCCTGTCCATCGAGACTCTGGGAGGAGTGGCGACCAAACTGATTGAAAGAAATACCACAATCCCGACGAAGAAGAGCCAGATCTTCTCCACCGCCGCGGATAATCAGACTGCAGTAGACATTCACGTCATGCAGGGTGAACGTGAGATGGCGGCCGGAAACATCACGCTTGGACGCTTCCAGCTCACCGGCATCGCACCCGCGCCCCGTGGAATCCCACAGATTGAGGTCACCTTCGACATCGACGCCAACGGTATCGTGAACGTCAGCGCCAAAGACCTCGGGACCGGTAAAGAGCAGGCGATCACCATCACCTCCTCCACCAACCTGTCCGAGGAGGAGATCAATCAGAAGGTGAAGGAGGCCGAGCAGTACGCCGCCGAGGACGCCAAGAGGAAACAGGAGGTCGAAGACCGCAACAAGGCCGAGACCCTCGTCTATGAGACCGAGAAATCCCTGAAGGAGCTCGGCGACAAAGTCGATGCGAACGAGAAACAGGATGTCGAAGCCGCCAAAGAAGATCTGAAGAAGGCGCTCGAGGCTAACAATCCCGACGACATCAAGGCGAAGACCGAAATCCTGACCGAGAAATTCCACTCCATCGCGGCCAAGCTGTATCAGCAGCAGGGCGCCCAGGGCGCCGGCCCCGACATGAGCGGAATGGGCGGAGCCGGACCCAATATGGGCGGCGCCGCAGGCAGTGCCGGTCCGGCCGGAAACGACGATAATGTTGTGGATGCGGATTATACTGTCGTGGATGACGACAAACCGCAGAACTAG
- the grpE gene encoding nucleotide exchange factor GrpE: MANEDRKNYEEELKKEEQKAAEPEKEETPAEDPQNEDVNAGAEPEPEEETEKQPENEPQPEEDEALNARYMRLMADFQNYKKRTEKEKSDIYAYANEKIVTQLLEVLDSFERALSHECADESYAEGMEMIFRQLSGVLEKAGLEEIKALGEDFDPNFHNAVMTEDNADYESGKVTGVMQKGYRLNSKVIRPSMVKVNN, from the coding sequence ATGGCGAATGAAGACAGAAAAAATTACGAAGAAGAGCTGAAGAAGGAGGAGCAGAAGGCGGCTGAACCGGAAAAGGAGGAAACGCCCGCAGAGGATCCCCAGAACGAGGATGTTAACGCGGGAGCCGAACCGGAGCCGGAGGAGGAAACGGAAAAACAGCCGGAGAACGAACCGCAGCCGGAGGAGGACGAAGCACTGAACGCGAGATATATGCGTCTGATGGCGGATTTCCAGAACTACAAAAAGAGAACGGAAAAGGAAAAAAGCGATATCTACGCATATGCGAACGAAAAAATCGTCACCCAACTTCTGGAGGTTCTGGACAGCTTCGAGCGGGCGCTTTCCCACGAGTGTGCGGACGAGAGCTACGCGGAAGGAATGGAGATGATCTTCAGACAGCTGTCCGGCGTGCTGGAAAAAGCCGGGCTGGAAGAGATCAAGGCGCTGGGGGAGGATTTCGATCCGAATTTCCACAACGCCGTCATGACCGAGGACAATGCGGATTATGAAAGCGGCAAGGTCACCGGAGTCATGCAGAAGGGATACAGACTGAACAGTAAAGTAATCAGGCCATCCATGGTGAAGGTCAATAATTAG
- the hrcA gene encoding heat-inducible transcriptional repressor HrcA, translating into MELTERKLKILQAIINDYVQTAEPVGSRTLSRKLDMSVSPATIRNEMSDLEEMGYLTHPHTSAGRVPSDKAYRLYVNNMMGDFQISPQTRQFINETLKADIDEFDRTIQRAAELLSEITNLASFAVSPKKDEDKLKFVNLLPVDERTVILMIVAESGKISNTALKLRVPYTNEALDILARNITCNYRGRTITEVLTGNIIDDFRTDIEALSQLAGNIMPNFMRTLSDMLNVRLYLDGLSNIFDIPEYSDLTRAKNFVSLFDRKDEFAKKLLDRDDGMIVTIGTENGDDDLNDCSLITATYHVNGEMVGKIGVIGPTRMKYGEVTSIVKYLTENLNNTFRLEGGEGEEDGE; encoded by the coding sequence ATGGAATTAACAGAAAGAAAACTTAAAATTTTGCAGGCCATCATCAATGACTATGTTCAGACGGCCGAGCCTGTTGGTTCGAGGACTCTTTCCAGGAAGTTAGACATGTCAGTGAGTCCGGCTACGATCCGCAACGAGATGAGCGATCTGGAGGAGATGGGATACCTGACGCATCCCCATACCTCTGCAGGGCGCGTTCCGTCGGACAAGGCCTATCGCCTGTATGTCAACAATATGATGGGAGATTTTCAGATTTCACCGCAGACGCGGCAGTTCATCAACGAGACGCTGAAGGCGGATATCGATGAGTTCGACAGGACCATTCAGCGGGCCGCGGAGCTTCTGTCAGAGATTACAAATCTCGCGTCCTTTGCGGTTTCACCGAAGAAGGACGAGGATAAGCTCAAGTTCGTCAATCTGCTTCCGGTGGATGAACGGACGGTGATCTTGATGATCGTGGCTGAGAGCGGGAAAATCTCCAATACCGCGCTGAAGCTCAGGGTTCCGTATACCAATGAAGCCCTGGACATTCTGGCGAGGAATATCACCTGCAACTATCGAGGCAGGACGATCACGGAAGTGCTGACCGGAAACATCATCGATGACTTCCGGACGGACATCGAGGCGCTGAGCCAGCTGGCGGGGAACATCATGCCGAACTTCATGCGCACGCTGTCGGATATGCTGAACGTCCGTCTGTATCTGGACGGGCTCTCCAATATCTTCGATATTCCGGAGTACAGCGATCTGACCAGAGCGAAGAACTTTGTCTCCCTGTTTGACAGGAAAGACGAATTCGCGAAGAAGCTTCTCGACCGGGACGATGGAATGATTGTGACCATCGGAACAGAAAACGGCGATGATGATCTGAACGACTGCTCGCTGATTACGGCAACCTATCATGTGAACGGTGAAATGGTCGGAAAGATCGGAGTGATCGGACCGACCCGGATGAAGTACGGAGAGGTCACTTCCATTGTGAAGTACCTGACAGAGAACCTGAACAATACATTTCGATTAGAAGGCGGTGAGGGAGAAGAAGATGGCGAATGA
- the glpK gene encoding glycerol kinase GlpK: protein MKKYILALDQGTTSSRSIIYDRQGNTVSVAQMEFRQYYPHEGWVEHDPNEIWTTQMTVAHEALLKAGLTWENIEAVGITNQRETTVVWDKVSGEPVCRAIVWQCRRTAGYCDELAEDKALVERIRSRTGLLLDAYFSATKLRWILENVPGARERAEAGELLFGTVETWLIWKMTGGKVHVTDYSNASRTMLFNIHDLCWDEEILKILDIPKCMLPEPVPSSCVYGETMPELFGGPVPIAGAAGDQQAALFGQTCFSPGEAKSTYGTGNFLLMNTGNTPVKSGNGLLTTIAWGLDAGGPVEYALEGSVFVCGAAIQWLRDELDILDDAAESERMAMSVPDSAGIYVVPAFVGLGAPYWDPYARGSIFGITRGAGRNHLVRATLESMAFQCYDLLGAMSRDMGERLPALKVDGGACANNYLMQFQADILGCEVLRPACIETTSLGAAYLAGLATGYWQDQKDIRNNWQVDRVFAPQMSASEREEKLAGWQEAVKRSQGWIRP from the coding sequence ATGAAGAAATATATTCTGGCGCTGGATCAGGGGACCACGAGCTCCCGCAGCATTATTTATGACCGGCAGGGCAATACCGTCAGCGTTGCGCAGATGGAATTCAGGCAGTATTATCCTCATGAGGGCTGGGTGGAACATGATCCCAATGAAATCTGGACGACACAGATGACGGTGGCTCATGAGGCGCTGCTGAAGGCAGGACTGACCTGGGAGAATATCGAGGCTGTCGGAATCACCAATCAGCGGGAGACCACGGTGGTGTGGGACAAAGTCTCGGGAGAGCCGGTCTGCCGGGCCATTGTATGGCAGTGCCGGCGCACGGCGGGATATTGTGATGAGCTTGCGGAGGACAAAGCGCTGGTGGAGCGGATCCGGTCCAGGACAGGACTCCTGCTGGACGCTTACTTCAGTGCGACCAAGCTCCGCTGGATTCTGGAAAACGTGCCGGGAGCCCGTGAACGGGCAGAGGCGGGGGAGCTTCTGTTTGGAACCGTCGAGACCTGGCTGATCTGGAAGATGACCGGCGGAAAGGTTCACGTGACGGATTATTCCAATGCATCGAGAACGATGCTGTTTAATATTCACGATCTCTGCTGGGATGAAGAGATCCTGAAAATCCTGGATATCCCGAAATGCATGCTTCCGGAACCCGTGCCTTCCAGCTGCGTTTACGGAGAGACGATGCCGGAGCTGTTCGGCGGGCCTGTTCCCATCGCAGGCGCCGCGGGTGATCAGCAGGCGGCGCTGTTCGGCCAGACCTGCTTCAGTCCGGGAGAGGCGAAGAGTACCTACGGCACCGGAAATTTTCTGCTGATGAATACGGGGAACACGCCGGTGAAATCAGGAAACGGGCTGCTGACGACCATTGCGTGGGGGCTGGACGCAGGAGGCCCTGTGGAGTACGCCTTGGAGGGATCGGTCTTTGTATGCGGAGCGGCAATTCAGTGGCTTCGGGATGAACTGGATATTCTGGATGATGCGGCGGAGTCTGAGCGTATGGCCATGTCTGTGCCGGATTCGGCCGGAATTTACGTGGTACCGGCCTTTGTAGGCCTCGGAGCGCCATACTGGGATCCCTACGCCAGAGGATCGATTTTCGGAATCACCCGGGGCGCGGGCAGGAACCATCTGGTGCGGGCGACTCTGGAATCCATGGCGTTCCAGTGCTATGATCTGCTGGGAGCGATGTCCCGTGATATGGGAGAAAGACTTCCGGCACTGAAGGTCGACGGAGGAGCCTGCGCGAACAATTATCTGATGCAGTTTCAGGCGGATATCCTGGGCTGCGAGGTGCTCCGTCCCGCATGCATTGAGACCACGTCTCTGGGAGCGGCTTATCTGGCGGGACTGGCGACAGGGTACTGGCAGGATCAGAAGGATATCCGGAACAACTGGCAGGTCGATCGGGTCTTTGCACCGCAGATGAGCGCGTCTGAGCGGGAGGAAAAGCTGGCGGGCTGGCAGGAGGCGGTGAAACGCTCCCAGGGCTGGATACGTCCCTAG
- the hemW gene encoding radical SAM family heme chaperone HemW, protein MMTTNNEADNRKKALGIYIHIPFCRSRCRYCGFYSRAAEDSPDSGRAIEQYIWKLIAEIAEKGAMYRRQYVADSVFIGGGTPSMMPAAGVEAVLGAVREHFVLSSDAEVTLEANPDTVNLRNLRRWRAAGVNRLSMGVQSLDDGILHTLGRIHSAGEAVEAYRLARKAGFRNINLDIMFAVPGQSMEQWMDTVDRVVGLDPEHISFYSLQIEEDTPFYEAYMNGELDFVPEETDRAMYHAAIAAMRRAGYEHYEISNMAKPGMRCRHNLKYWSFGEYLGIGDSASSFMNGTRWTEKPREEYHENDFADSTGEYVFTGLRKTEGIRKSDFARRFGREFWEVYGSRRGYLKEYFEEGLLLEEGDVIRLSERGIDISNSIMAIFV, encoded by the coding sequence ATGATGACAACAAATAACGAAGCAGATAACAGGAAGAAAGCTCTTGGAATCTACATTCATATCCCATTCTGCCGGAGCAGGTGCCGCTACTGCGGATTTTATTCCCGGGCGGCAGAGGACTCCCCGGATTCCGGGAGGGCGATAGAACAGTATATATGGAAATTAATCGCAGAAATCGCGGAGAAGGGCGCGATGTACCGCAGGCAGTATGTGGCGGACAGTGTCTTCATCGGCGGCGGAACTCCGAGCATGATGCCCGCCGCCGGCGTTGAGGCGGTACTGGGGGCTGTGCGTGAGCACTTTGTTTTGTCCTCGGACGCAGAGGTGACACTGGAGGCGAATCCGGACACTGTGAATCTCCGAAACCTGAGGCGCTGGCGTGCGGCCGGAGTGAACCGTCTGTCGATGGGCGTTCAGTCTCTGGACGACGGAATCCTGCATACGCTGGGCCGGATTCACAGCGCCGGTGAAGCGGTGGAGGCGTACCGGCTGGCGCGGAAAGCAGGCTTCCGGAACATCAATCTGGATATCATGTTTGCGGTGCCCGGACAGAGCATGGAGCAGTGGATGGATACGGTGGACCGGGTCGTCGGCTTAGATCCGGAGCACATTTCCTTTTACAGTCTGCAGATTGAAGAGGACACTCCGTTTTACGAGGCGTATATGAACGGCGAACTTGATTTTGTGCCCGAGGAAACGGACCGCGCCATGTATCACGCCGCGATTGCGGCAATGCGGCGGGCCGGCTACGAGCATTATGAGATTTCCAACATGGCGAAGCCGGGCATGCGGTGCCGTCACAATCTGAAGTACTGGTCGTTCGGAGAATACCTGGGAATCGGGGACAGCGCCTCATCCTTCATGAACGGGACGCGGTGGACGGAAAAGCCCCGGGAGGAGTATCACGAGAATGATTTTGCGGACAGTACGGGTGAATACGTGTTCACGGGTCTGAGAAAAACAGAAGGGATCCGCAAGTCGGATTTCGCCCGGCGGTTCGGCCGGGAGTTCTGGGAGGTTTACGGCAGCCGGCGCGGATATCTGAAGGAATATTTTGAAGAGGGTCTGCTGCTGGAGGAGGGCGATGTGATCCGTCTTTCGGAACGCGGAATCGATATTTCCAACAGTATCATGGCGATTTTTGTGTAA
- the lepA gene encoding translation elongation factor 4 encodes MDYQKYIRNFSIIAHIDHGKSTLADRIIENTGLVAHRDMKEQFLDNMDLERERGITIKLQTTRLVYKAKDGNEYVFNLIDTPGHVDFTYEVSRSLAACEGAVLVVDATQGVEAQTMGNVYLALDEDLEILPCLNKIDLASARPEEAKKEIEDMIGIDAEDAPLVSAKEGIGIDSLLEQIVEKIPAPSGDENGKLKALIFDSVYDNYKGVVIFVRIFDGIVRVGDMIRLMSTEKKYEVTEVGVMAPGHVPTKWLRAGDVGYICASIKQVKDARVGDTVTLDDDPTEEALPGYKQIQSMVYCGIYPAEGEKYEPVKDALEKLQVNDAAFLFEPETSTALGFGFRCGFLGLLHMEIIVERLEREFNLSVVTTSPSVVYKVVMTDGSVRMIQNPTNLPDPSEIDHIEEPIVKADIMIPKEYVGAIMELCQQRRGKMLGMDYITTERVDIHYELPLNEVIYDFFDALKSKTRGYGSLDYEFIRYERSQLVKLDVLLNKELVDAFSMIVHESEAYQRGRFVCEKLKEIIPMHQFEVPIQAAVGQKVIARETVKAYRKDVIAKCYGGDISRKKKLLEKQKEGKKRMRQFGKVEVPQEAFTAVLKYDDNK; translated from the coding sequence ATGGATTATCAGAAATATATCAGGAATTTCAGCATTATCGCTCACATTGATCACGGCAAATCCACGCTGGCGGACCGGATTATCGAGAATACCGGACTGGTCGCGCACCGTGATATGAAGGAGCAGTTTCTCGACAACATGGATCTGGAACGGGAACGGGGAATCACCATCAAGCTTCAGACCACGCGGCTTGTATATAAGGCGAAGGACGGTAACGAGTATGTGTTCAATCTGATCGACACGCCGGGACACGTGGATTTTACGTATGAGGTGTCCAGGAGCCTTGCGGCCTGCGAGGGAGCGGTGCTTGTGGTGGACGCGACCCAGGGCGTGGAGGCGCAGACCATGGGGAATGTCTATCTCGCGCTGGACGAGGATCTGGAGATTCTGCCCTGCCTGAACAAAATCGATCTTGCCTCCGCCCGGCCGGAGGAGGCGAAGAAGGAGATTGAGGACATGATCGGCATCGACGCGGAGGATGCGCCGCTGGTGTCGGCGAAGGAGGGTATCGGCATCGACAGTCTTCTGGAGCAGATCGTGGAGAAGATACCCGCTCCGTCAGGTGACGAAAACGGAAAGCTGAAGGCTCTGATCTTTGATTCAGTTTACGACAACTACAAGGGCGTTGTGATTTTCGTGAGGATCTTCGACGGAATCGTCCGGGTCGGCGATATGATCCGCCTGATGAGCACAGAAAAGAAATACGAGGTGACAGAAGTGGGCGTCATGGCGCCCGGACACGTTCCCACCAAATGGCTGCGGGCGGGAGACGTCGGATATATCTGTGCCAGCATCAAACAGGTGAAGGACGCCCGTGTGGGAGATACCGTCACGCTGGACGATGACCCGACAGAGGAGGCTCTTCCTGGGTACAAGCAGATTCAGTCCATGGTATACTGCGGTATTTACCCGGCAGAGGGCGAAAAATACGAACCGGTCAAGGACGCGCTGGAAAAGCTGCAGGTGAACGACGCGGCCTTTCTGTTCGAGCCGGAGACCTCGACGGCGCTGGGCTTCGGATTCAGGTGCGGCTTTCTGGGACTTCTTCATATGGAGATCATCGTGGAGCGGCTGGAACGGGAATTCAACCTTTCCGTCGTGACGACGTCGCCGAGCGTCGTGTACAAAGTCGTGATGACAGACGGCTCCGTGCGGATGATCCAGAACCCCACCAACCTGCCGGATCCTTCTGAAATCGATCATATAGAAGAGCCTATCGTCAAGGCGGACATCATGATACCAAAAGAATATGTGGGCGCCATCATGGAGCTGTGCCAGCAGCGCAGGGGAAAGATGCTGGGAATGGACTATATCACGACAGAGCGGGTGGACATCCACTACGAGCTTCCCCTGAACGAGGTAATCTATGATTTCTTCGACGCGCTGAAGTCGAAGACCCGCGGCTACGGCTCGCTGGATTACGAATTTATCCGCTACGAGCGGTCGCAGCTGGTGAAGCTTGACGTGCTACTGAACAAAGAACTGGTGGATGCGTTTTCCATGATTGTGCATGAATCGGAGGCCTATCAGAGAGGCCGTTTCGTCTGCGAGAAGCTGAAGGAGATCATCCCGATGCATCAGTTCGAGGTGCCCATCCAGGCGGCGGTCGGACAGAAGGTCATCGCCCGGGAAACGGTCAAGGCCTATCGCAAGGATGTAATCGCGAAGTGCTATGGCGGAGACATTTCCAGAAAGAAGAAGCTTCTGGAGAAACAGAAGGAAGGAAAGAAAAGAATGCGCCAGTTCGGAAAGGTGGAGGTGCCGCAGGAGGCGTTCACGGCGGTTCTGAAATATGATGACAACAAATAA
- the rpsT gene encoding 30S ribosomal protein S20 has protein sequence MANIKSAKKRIKVIDKKTAQNRRIKENLKKILKDYNQTLASGDLEAAAEKRTLAEKALKKAASRHTISKQSANRKVSQITRKLNAAKAAE, from the coding sequence ATGGCAAATATCAAATCCGCAAAAAAAAGAATCAAGGTTATTGACAAGAAGACAGCTCAGAACAGACGAATCAAAGAGAACCTGAAGAAAATTCTCAAGGATTACAACCAGACGCTGGCTTCAGGCGACTTAGAGGCAGCAGCAGAGAAAAGGACGCTTGCAGAAAAGGCTCTGAAAAAGGCCGCTTCCAGGCATACCATTTCCAAGCAGTCCGCCAACAGAAAGGTCTCCCAGATAACCCGGAAACTGAACGCAGCGAAGGCTGCAGAATAA